AACACTTGAACAAGCAGGCAGTGGATTGAAGGATGTGGTACGCACCAGAACCTTTGTAACAGACATAACGCAATGGGAAGCATTTGCCAAAGCCCATGCTGAATATTTTGGCAACATCCGTCCCGTTGCCAGCCTCATAGAAGTAAAAGGGTTTATTGACCCCGAAATGCTGGTGGAAATAGAAATGACCGCAATCATTTCCGGTGCAAAAGTTTAGCACATTGACTATCAGGCATGTGTACATTTTACACAATAAACAATCGCATTTGCGCTATATTGCGGCCCCTTTAGCAACCGAGCACCCCAATGCAGGCAGCGTAGAACGAGTGATGAGCTATGCAGTATAACATTGGATATTACAAACCTTATCTCGCCGCTAAAGCATAAAACATATCTTATGAGCAGTACTGGTTTTCACAATTATACCGTGCCTTATCAGGTAGACGAACGGTATAGCAAGAAAGTCGCCTACTTCAGCATGGAATTTGCCGTGCATCAGCCCCTCAAAATATACAGCGGTGGTTTAGGATTTCTTTCCGGTTCACATTTGCGCAGCGCTTATGAACTGAAGCAGAATCTTATCGGTATTGGTATCCTTTGGAAATATGGTTATTACGACCAGGCCCGCAACCAAGACCAAACCTTGCAGGTACAATGGAACGAAAAGATTTACAACTACCTGGAAGATACCGGCATCAAATTTCAGATTCCCATTCATGATCATCCGGTTTGGGTAAAAGCTTACTACTTAAATCCAAGCACGTTCAACTCAGCTCCCCTGTTTTTGCTGAGTACCGATTTGCCGGAGAATGATTATGTAAGTCAAACCATTTGTCACCGGTTGTACGACGGCAATACCGCTACCAAAGTGGCACAATTCATTTTGTTGGGTATTGGTGGTGCCAAACTCATTGATGAGTTGAACTTCAACCCAGATGTGTACCATCTGAACGAAGCACATGCCATGAGCAGTGTGTTTTACCTGTACAAAAAGTTGGGCAGCGTTGAAGAAATTAAGAAGAAGCTTGTTTTTACTACGCATACGCCAGAAGAGGCCGGCAACGAAAAGCATGACATTTTCCTGTGTGAAAAAATGAGCTATTTCTACGGTATGCCGCTGGAAAAAGTAAGACAACTCACAGGTATTTACGATGATCAGGTTTAACCACTCACTGGCAGCGCTGCGATTTGCAAGAATTGCCAATGGTGTGAGCCAGCTACATGGCGAAGTGAGCCGTCAGATGTGGGGACACTATGAAAATGTAGCGCCTATCAAAGCCATTACCAACGCACAAAACTGGAAATACTGGGCCGATAAGCAACTCTACCGGTTTATGGAAGAGGGCAACGATTTTGGTTTTGATGATCGCAAACGCCATTTGAAAAAACGGGCTTTTGATATTGTAGCCGATCAAACAGGCAAGCTGCTCGATCCGGATGTACTCACTATCGTTTGGGCCCGCCGTTTTGCCGGTTACAAACGTGCAGAACTGCTGACCCGTGATTTGGCCCGCTTCGAACGGCTCATCAACAACATCGATCGTCCTGTACAAATTATTTGGGCTGGCAAACCTTACCCGTTGGACTACCCTGCTATCAGCGACTTTAACCACCTCGACCACCTGAGCAAGAGCTACAAAAATGTAGCGGTGTGCATCGGCTATGAATTGGCGTTGAGCAAGCGCCTGAAGCAAGCCGCAGATATTTGGCTGAACAATCCACGTGTGCCCCGCGAAGCCAGTGGCACCAGTGGTATGACAGCTGCTATGAATGGTGCTGTGAACCTGAGTACTCACGACGGCTGGATTTGTGAATTCATCAATCATGGCAACAACGGATTTGTTGTGCCTCCGATTGATTACAGCGCTGTTCACGTACAAGAGCAAGATCAATACGATCTCGATCAACTGTATAAAATTTTGGAAGAGCAGGTAGTGCCATTGTATTATGGCAACAAAGACACCTGGCGCCAGATTGTAAAAAATGGCATGCGGGATGTGCGTATTCAATTCGACAGCAACCGCATGGCTCACGAATATTACGAAGAGATGTACAAAGCCTGATAAAGGCATTCAACTACAAGCACAATCTGAATATCCCGGCTCCAGTAGCCGGGGTATTTATTTTTACCAAAAGCTATGAATGCCTCCATAGTTTTGCCTTCCCAACAGAAACAGAACACATGCATTATTTATCAGCAGAAAACCTTACCAAAGCTTACGGCGTAACTCCATTGTTTGATAACATTAGCTTCCACATAAACGAAGGTGATAAAGTAGCATTGGTGGCCCGCAATGGTGTAGGCAAAAGTACCCTGCTGAAAATACTGGCCGGCCGCGAAACGGCTGACAGTGGCAAGCTTTGGATTAGTAAGGACGTAAAAGTGGTGCTGTTTGAACAGGAACCGCAATTCATCGAACATCAAACCATTGCCCAAAACATCTTTCAACACGACCACCCTATTCTCAATGCCATTCGTGACTATGAAGAAGTGAGTGAATCGGGAGACGGTGAAAAAATTATGCAAGCCATTCAACGCATGGATGAACTGGGTGCATGGGATTTTGACGCCAGCGTAAAACAAATTTTGGGCAAGCTCAACATTCATTACCTCGACCAACGCATGATATCACTGAGTGGTGGCCAACGCAAACGAGTGGCACTGGCACGTACACTGATTGATGCAGGATTTGAAACTGGTCATGTGCTGCTCATAATGGACGAACCCACCAACCATCTGGATGTAGAAATGATTGAGTGGCTGGAGCATTACCTGAGTGCACAGCATGTAACGCTGCTGATGGTAACCCACGATCGTTATTTTCTGGATGCCGTGTGCGATGAAATATGGGAAATGGAACGCAGCAACATTTACACCTACAAAGGCGATTACGAAAACTTTTTGGAGAAGAAAGCTGCACGAATTGAAAACGAACTGAGCAGCATTGACAAGGCAAAAAACGAATACCGCAAAGAACTAGAGTGGATGCGCAAGCAACCCAAGGCCCGCACCACCAAAGCCAAAAGCCGCATAGATGCTTTTTACGATGTAGAAAGCAGGGCCAAACAAAAAGTGGTAGACGAGCAACTGCAATTGCAGGTAAAAATGACCCGCCTTGGTGGCAAGGTGGCCGAAATGAAAAAGGTGTACAAAGCATACGGAGAGAAGTCTATTCTCAATGGTTTTGACTACACTTTTGCCAAAGGCGAACGCATTGGCATTGTTGGTAAAAACGGCGTAGGTAAATCTACTTTCCTCAACATGCTACAAGGCTTGGAACAAGCCGATAGCGGTAAAATAAATATTGGTGACACCGTTGTATTTGGCAACTACAGCCAGGAAGGATTGCAATGGAAAGAAGACCTGCGGGTGATTGAATATGTAAAACAATTTGCAGAAACATTTCCATTGGCTGGTGGCGGAGCGCTTACCGCCAGTAAGTTTTTGGAGTTGTTTTTGTTTCCACCAGAAAAACAATACACCTATTTATCATCGTTGAGTGGTGGCGAAAAAGACGTTTGCAATTGCTCACCATTTTGTTTCGCAATCCCAACTTTTTGATACTCGACGAACCGACCAATGATTTGGATTTGCCAACGCTTGCCGTAGTCGAAAACTTTTTGGCCGACTATCAGGGCTGTGTACTCATTGTAAGCCACGACCGTTATTTCATGGACAGGCTTGTTGATCATTTGTTTGTTTTTGAAGGTGATGGTATAGTGCGGGATTACCCCGGCAACTATACACAATACCGCCTGGAAGAACAATGGAAAGAAAAACAAGCAGAGCAAAAAACAACATCTGAAAAAGAGAAACCAGTTGAAACTGCGGCAGCTCCGGTAGCCAAGAAAAAACTATCGTACAAAGAGCAACGAGAGTTGGAACAACTCGACAAGGACTTGCCCGCATTGGAAGCTGAAAAAGCAACACTTACTGAAAAAATGAGTAGCCCTCTCTCCTACGAAGAACTGCAGGAAGTATCAGCAAGGCTGATTGCCGTAACCAATGAACTGGAAGAAAAAGAAATGCGTTGGTTAGAACTCAGCGAAGTGGGCAATTAATGCTTGTGTATTTGCTGCTGCATCCAATCAGCGAAAGATGCAGCCCATTGTGCGTACAATTTTCCGGCAGGATGTAAGCCATCTTCTGCCAATAAACTACCGTCGTTTGATGCGGCTCTGCTGGCAGTGCTGTTATCTAAAAAAGTAACTTTATACTTATCGCAAAGTGCTTGCAGCACTGCATTAAATGCATCAATCTGTTGTGCGATAGCGTCTCTATCCTTGTCTTTTGCAAATGGCGTAACGCCCCAATCTGGTATAGACAACACCGCAACCCGATGCGATAAATTGCCTGCTAAATGAATGGCTTTACGCAACAAAAATTCAGCATCTTCCTGAAAGCTTTCAATAGATAAACCACGGTACTGATTGTTGACACCAATCAACAGCGACACCACATCATATGCCTCTTCCAGTTGATGATGAATCAGGTATTCCGCCAATTCAAAAGTGGTCCAGCCTGTTTTGGCTACAATCTCCGGAGCATGTACATGCACACCAGCTTTGCGCAAGAGTTGCATGGTTTGGTATGGAAACGATTCATACAAAGCAACGCCTTCTCCGATGGTATAACTATCGCCAAGGCATAAGAGGCTGTGGATATGCTGCGACATTTTAAAATTGCGTTTTCAGGATTTCATAAAAACGATACACATCTTCAAAGCTACAATACATGGGCGCTGGTGCCACACGAATAACGCCCGGTTCCCGGTAATCAACAATGATACCTGCAGCATGCATAGCATCATGAATGGCCCGGCCGTTTTCTTTGAAATACAAGGACAGTTGGGCTCCTCTTTCATCAGGATTTTCAGGCGTGATAATTTCAAAAGATAAATTGGGCAATTGCTGCAGGAGGTATTGCAAATAAGCAGTGAGTCGTATGCTTTTGGCCCGAAGATTTTCGATGCCTGCCTGCTCAAACATTTCCAGCGAAGCTTTCAGGCACACAGTGTTCATTACCTGCGATGTACTCATGCACCAGCCACTGGCATCGGCCTTGGGCACAAACCCTTTCTCCATTTTAAAACGGGTCTTTTCATCATTGCCCCACCAGCCGCCCAAGCGACCCAGCTGCACATTTTGTGCATGTTTTTCATGTACAAAAACGCCACCCACAGCACCCGGACCAGCATTCAAATATTTGTAACTGCACCATGCTGCAAAGTCTACATTCCAACCATGCAACTGCACAGGTACATTGCCGGTTACATGTGCCAAATCAAAACCAACCATCGCACCTGCTGCATGACCAGCCTTTGTGATAGCAGCCATATCAAACAATTGACCGGTATAATAATTCATGCCGGCAAACATCACCAATGCCAGTTCTTCAGCATGAGTGTTGATGCTCTCAATAATATCTGCTGTTCGCAACGTTTTTTCACCAGCTCTTGGTGCAATTTCTACAATGGCTTCATCGGGATTGAAACCATATTGCCGTACTTGTGTTTCCACTGCATATTGATCGCTGGGAAAAGCGCCGGCTTCCATCAATATTTTATACCGCTTGCCATTCGGTTTGTAAAACGACAACATCAACAGATGCAGGTTCACCGTTAAGGCATTCATCACCGTTACTTCTTGTGTAGAAGCGCCAACGAGTTTCGCCAATGTGGGTTTGCAATAATCCTGATAATACAACCAAGGATTGGTGCCACCGAAATAACCACCTACTGCCAGTTGTTGCCAACTGTTCAATTCGGTTTGTATAGCGTTGGCAACTGCCTTGGGTTGCAGGCCCAAACTATTGCCACAGAAATAAATGGCATTTCGGCCTTCATGCTGCGGAAAATGAAAATCATTTTTGAAAGTATGAAGCGGATCCTGAGCATCCAGTTGACGGGCAAAGGTTGATGTTGGTTCAAATGCAAGCATGGCGAAACGACAATTTTGTTTGAAGGTTTGTTGTGTAGCAGGCATATCCCGCAAACAACACAACGAATATCTGCAGATTTTAAGAATCCTTTGACATTACAAGCGTAGGGGCTTGTAAGTTTATGTGTTGATAGTGTTAATTTGCCGCAACCTCAATTGGCAACAATCCTTAATACAATCAACTTTGCGTGTATAAAATGCGACTCCTAATGATGAATGCGTTGGTAATGGCAGTTGTGGCGGGTGGCTTCATGTTGGCAGGATGCAATCAACCAAGTGTGCAGTCTCAATCTTTAAACGTAAGCATGCTCAACAGAACCATGGAAATGACAGATACCGCCACCTTTGGTGCCGGATGTTTTTGGTGTACAGAAGCGGTTTTTCAAGAACTCAAAGGCGTGTTGAAAGTAACCAGTGGATACAGCGGTGGTCATGTGGCCAACCCCACTTACGAGCAGGTAACCGCTAAAACCACCGGCCATGCAGAAGTAACACAAATCGTGTACAATCCGGAAGTCATCAGCTTTGATGAATTGTTGGAAGTTTTCTGGAAAACACATGACCCCACCACCCCCAATCGTCAGGGTGCTGACGTAGGTCCTCAATACCGTTCTGCTATTTTTTATCATACCGCTACGCAAAAAGAACTCGCAGAAAAATACAAAGCTGATCTGGATAAAAGCGGTGCATTTGCTGCCCCCATTGTTACCGAAATCAGTCCTTATAAAAACTTTTATTCGGCAGAAGATTACCACCAGAATTTTTATGCCAACAACCCCAACTACGGTTACTGCACCTATGTCATCAAACCGAAATTGGATAAGTTTCGAAAAGTATTTCAGGAAAAATTACGCAAATCAAATCCGGGTCAATAACCCGGATTTTTTGTTGCTGCATATCACTGCGGTTTAGTAGTATTGCTACATGCGTATATCCGTTGTCACCAGCCTGTTGGCCATAGTACTGCCTGCTTTTGTACAGGCACAGTTAGGCAGAACGCCACAAAAATTCACCCTCGACGATTCGTTGCGGGGAACGCTCAACGCCAACCGTAGCTGGTGGGATGTACAACGCTACGATATTACTGTAACGCCGGATTATACCAGCGAAACCATTGTTGGTCAAACCAGTATTCGGTTCAGCAGTAGTAAGCCCGGCAAGCTGATGCAGATTGATTTGCAACAGCCTTTGCTGATAGACAGCATTGTGCTCAATCAACTCCAGCGCATTTCATTTACCAGAAAAAACAACACCGCCTTATTGCAAATGCCTGCACAAATGCAAGCTGGTGAACACAACCTGCTCATCTATTATCATGGTCAGCCACGCAAAGCCATACGAGCCCCCTGGGATGGCGGCTGGGTATGGACCAAAGACAATAAAGGCCGCCCCTGGATGACGGTGGCATGTCAGGGCTTGGGCGCCTCCGTTTGGTATCCATGCAAAGACCACCAAAGTGATGAACCTGATTTGGGTTCATCGCTTACGATGATTGTGCCTGATACACTCACAGCTGTTGGCAATGGCAGACTCACCAACAAAATGCCCATGGGCGATAAAACGGCCTGGCGCTGGGAAGTAAAAAATCCCATCAACAATTACAACATCATTCCATACATCGGCAAGTATGTATCGTTTGAAGAACAATACAACGGCGAAGATGGTGTGCTCGATTGCAGCTATTGGGTGCTCGATTATGAACTGGAAAAAGCCAAAGAACAATTCAAACAAGTGAAGCCGATGCTTCAATGTTTTGAGCATTGGTTTGGCCCCTATCCTTTTTATGCCGATGGCTACAAACTCGTTCAATCATCGCATCTAGGCATGGAGCACCAAAGTGCCGTGGCCTATGGCAACAACTTTATGAATGGCTACCGTGGCCGTGACCTGAGCGGTACAGGATGGGGTTCCAAATGGGATTTCATTATTATTCATGAAAGCGGACACGAATGGTTTGGCAACAACATTACCAGCAAAGACATTGCCGACATGTGGATTCATGAAGGGTTTACCAACTACAGCGAAACCATATACACACAATGCCTGTTTGGCAAAGCTGCCTGCGAAGCTTACGTGCAAGGCATTCGCAAAAACATCATGAACGACAGGCCAATCATTGGTGAATATGGCGTAAACCACGAAGGCAGTGGCGATATGTATTACAAAGCGGCCAACATGATTCACACCATTCGTACGGCCATGCAAAACGACAGCAGTTTTCGGCAGCTGCTGCGGGGCATGTACAAAACCTATTTTCATGGCACCACTTCTACTGTAGAACTGCAGGCATACATACAACAGTTTGTGTCGTTTGATGTGAAAGCAGTGTTTGATCAATACCTGCGTACCACACAGATTCCGTTGTTGCAATGGAGCATCAACAGCGGTCAGCTGAAAGTGAAGTTTACTGATTGTAACGCTGCATTTCGTTTGCCTGTGTATTTGCCCACCGGCATTGGGCAGGGCGTTTGGAAAACCATACAGGCCAATGAGTGGACAACAATTGCCACATCATTGAATGATGAAAACATCAGTAGTGAGTGGAATAAAAATTTGTATATCCGGTATCAGGATTAATCAATCCAACTGTGTAGGTGCAGCGGTAGCTGGTGTAACTTCTGGCATGCGGCGGGCACCAATAAACCGGCGGCTCCAATACTTGCTTTGGAGGTCGCCAATGCTTACGCCTTCGCTGCTACTGGCATGAATGAATTTGTTGTTTTGCAAGTACATACCCACATGGCTAATACCGCCGGTGGTATTAAAAAAAACAAAATCACCTTCCCGCAATTCATCCCGCTTAATGCCTTGCATGGCCACATATTGCTCACGGGCAGTGCGTGGCAGCACCCAGCCAAATGTATATTCCGAAATCACCTGCATGAAAGCCGAGCAATCAATGCCTTTGGTGGTTTTGCCGCCATACCGGTAGCGTGTGCCGTACCAATCATCAATGTTTTTGTACAACACGAGGTTCGATAATTTCTCTACCGATTCATTGAGCAGAATGGCGTATTTAAATTGGACAGGAATGAAATTTTCCAACGCGGATCCCAGGGTTTTGCCCAGGTTAAAATCAGGACTTTTTAAGGATGTTTCCTGACGACGGGCCGCCATCAAAATAGAATCGAAATTGCGGAGCGGTATGTCTCTCTCCAGCAGGCTGTCTTTTACCTGCGGGATGGCTTGCGCCAAATTTACCCTTGGCGTAGCCTTTGGTTTCGCCTTTGCGGTGCTGGCTGGTTTCTTCTTGCTGACCGTTTTCTTTTGTGTAGTTGTTTTCTTGGGGGCAGGCTTTTTGGCACTGCTTTTCCGCTGCGCTTCGGCATAGCTACTGCAGAGCAGCAACATAGCCATCACACATATAGTACACAATCGTTTGATCATCAACTCCATCCACACAAATTTAGCGAGGGGCAAAAATACCGGAAAATGCCTAGCGACCATCATCCGGCCGTCAAATTTGACAGTCATGCTATCAATAAAACCGTGCCACAATTGAGCCTCAACGGTTTACATTTTTCCTAAAAAAATTGTACGGTTTTGTGGAAAATGAAAGCGGTATCATCCGCCCTTTTACGCCAAATTTGACCCCTTGCATTGTGGTAAATCGTACCGAAAATTTGTAGCGTTATGCCTTGTTTTTCCCACCTCCATTGTCATACTCAGTATTCATTGCTCGATGGCGCCGCCAGCATCGATTCGCTGTACAAAAAAGCAGCGGCCCACAACATGCCCGGCCTCGCCATAACCGACCATGGCAACATGTTTGGTGCTTTTGAATTTGTGAGCCAGGCCTGGAAAAACACCCGTGTGGTGGGCAAAAATGAAGATGGCTCAGACAAAATTGAGCCAGTGGTAAAACCCATTGTAGGCTGTGAGTTTTATGTGGTGGAAAACATGCACCGCAAAACTTTTTCTAAAGAACAAAAAGACGAACGCTACCATCAGGTATTGCTGGCCAAAAACAAACAAGGTTATCAAAACCTCATCAAGCTCACCTCGTTGGGTTTTATTGAGGGCATGTACAGCAAGTATCCGCGTATAGAAAAATCGCTGATTGAAAAATACCACGAAGGTTTGATTGCCACCACCTGTTGCATTGGTGCCTATGTGCCCCAAACCATTTTGCACGATGGTGAAGAAGCCGCAGAAAAAGAGTTTCAGTGGTGGCATAATTTGTTTGGCGATGATTACTTCATTGAATTGCAGCGGCACAACATGCCCGAGCAAGACCAGATTAATGAAGTGCTGATGCGCTTTGCCAAAAAGTACAACGTACCGGTAATTGCCACCAACGACAGCCACTACACCGATCAGGACGACTATAACGCCCACGATATTTTGCTGTGCATCAACACCGGTGAAAAGCAAAGCACACCGGGCTTTGATGACATGACGAATGATGAAGTGCACATGAAAAATAGGCGCTTCAAATTTCCCAACGATCAGTTTTATTTTAAAACGCCGGATGAAATGTCGAAGCTCTTCAGCGACATTCCACAAGCGATAGACAACACCAACATGATTGTAGATCGTGTGGAAGTGTTGAACCTGAAGAAAGATATTTTACTGCCCAACTTTCCCATTCCGCCATCCTTCAAAATTCATGAAAGCGATGTGCTGAACCAGTGGGAATACCTGAAGCATCTTACTTACGAAGGCGCTATGAAACGCTATGGTGAAATTTCGGAGTCGACACGTGAACGTCTGGACTTCGAATTGAACACCATCAAAATCATGGGCTTTGCCGGTTACTTTTTGATTGTAAGCGATTTCATTAAAGCCGGTCGTGATTTGGGAGTGTTTGTGGGTCCGGGTCGTGGTTCGGCAGCGGGTAGTGCAGTGGCTTATTGCATCGGCATTACCAATATCGACCCCATTAAATACAACCTGCTGTTCGAACGTTTCCTCAACCCCGACCGTAAGAGCATGCCCGATATTGATACGGACTTCGATGATGAAGGCCGTCAGCGGGTAATTGACTATGTGGTGGACAAATATGGCAAAGCACAGGTAGCACAGATCATCACCTACGGTACCATGGCTGCCAAAATGAGTATTAAAGACGTGGCCCGTGTACTCGATTTGCCACTGGCTGACAGCAACGCTTTGGCAAAGTTGGTGCCCGATAAACCAGGTACCAATTTGGGCCGTGTGCTCAAGGCACCACTCACCAAAAAAGAAGGTGAAAAAAGCCTGGAAGAAAAAGAACAGCTGGCACCAGAAGATATTGAGAACGTAAAACAGCTACGGGAAATTTACAAAGGCAATGACATCAGGGCGCAGGTGCTGAAAGAAGCCGAACGTTTGGAAGGCTCTGTTCGCAACACCGGCATCCACGCAGCGGGTATCATTATTGCGCCAAAAGATTTGACAGAGCTGATACCTGTAGCTACTGCCAAAGATTCTGATTTGTGGGTTACACAAATAGAAGGTAGTGTGATTGAAGATGCCGGCGTCATCAAGATGGACTTTTTGGGTTTGAAAACCTTGTCCATTTTGAAAACGGCATTGGAACTCATCAAAGAAAATCATGGAGTAGTCATCGAACCCGATGATTTACCATTGGATGATGCCAAAACCTATCAGCTGTATCAACGTGGCGAAACCAACGGTACGTTTCAGTTTGAAAGTACGGGCATGCAGAAATACCTGCGGGACCTGAAGCCCGACCAGTTCGCCGATTTGATTGCCATGAACGCCTTGTATCGTCCGGGGCCATTGGCGTACATCCCCAAATTCATTGCCCGTAAGCACGGCCTCGAACCCATTGAATATGACCTGCCGGAAATGGAAGAATACCTGGCAGAAACATACGGCATTACCGTGTATCAGGAACAGGTGATGTTGCTGAGCCAAAAGTTGGCGGGTTTTAGCAAGGGCGATGCCGACGTACTGCGGAAAGCGATGGGTAAGAAGGACCGCAAAACGCTGGACAAAATGAAAGGCAAGTTTGTAGATGGTGCCATTGCCAAAGGCATGGCGGCCGACAAACTGGAAAAAATATGGACCGACTGGGAAGCCTTCGCCCAATATGCGTTCAACAAATCGCATTCAACCTGCTATGCATTTGTAGCGTACCAAACAGCCTACCTCAAAGCCCACTACCCCAGCGAGTACATGGCGGCGGTGCTCAACCATGCCGGTGCCTTGGAAAAAATCACCTTCTTCATGGAAGAGTGTAAACGGATGGGCATTAAAGTACTCGGTCCGGATATCAACGAATCGAAGCAAGGTTTTGCTGTCAACAAAAAAGGAGAAATCCGTTTTGGTTTGGGTGGTTTGAAAGGCGTGGGCGAAGCTGCTATTCAAAGCATTATTGAAGAGCGGGAACAAAACGGCCGCTATCAAAATGTGTTTGATTTTATCAAACGCATCAATCAAAGAACCGTGAATAAAAAATCGCTGGAAAGCCTGATTTACTCTGGTGCATTTGATTGCTTTGAAGACCTGCATCGGGCACAATACTTTTTTGTGCCAAAAGGCGAAAGCATGAATGGATTGGAACGTATCATTCGCTATGGCAACCAATTGCAGCAGCAAAGTGCCAGCACGGCCAACACTTTGTTTGGCAACCTTGCAGATAGTCTGGATGTACAACTGCCCAAACTACCACCTTGCGACCCTTGGACACTGACCGATAAACTCGGGCATGAAAAGGATGTAACGGGCATGTTTATGAGTGGCCACCCACTCGACCACTTCCGTTTTGAGCTGAAACATTATGGCGTAACGCCGCTCGGTGAGTTCAATGAATTTACCGACAGCATCAACGAGCAAAGCAGCCCGACACGCCCCTTCCGGTTGGCAGGTTTGGTGGTAGGGGCACAACATCGCACCACACGTACGGGCAGAAACTTTGCCATTCTTGCTATAGAAGATTATACAGGCAAGGCAGAGTTTGCCTTATGGAGTCAAGACTATACGAAGTATGCGCAGTTCCTCAACATTGGTTTGAACTTATATGTAGTAGGCCAACACAAACCACGCATGAAATACGGCCCCGATCAACAGCTGGAGCAGCAAGGTTGGGAGTTTAAAATATCGGGTATTTATTTGCTGGAAACCCTGCGTACAAGTGCCACCAAACAGGTAGATATTTTGATTGAGCCATCTAATATTACCACACAAATGATTGGGTTTATGGAACAACAACTCAAGAAAAATGTAGGTGGTACCAAACTGAAATTTTTGGTGCGGGATAGCATCCGCAATTTTGATATTGAAATGATGAGCAGCAAAAGCTACAGCCTCAATGAAGAGATGGCCGACTATCTGCTCAACACAACTGAGTTGGATGTGAAAGTAACGATGACCGATTTAGGCTAATCGTTTCCAATATCAAATATGGCTGGCATTACAACTGATGCCAGCCATATTTTTTTCCATAAGCAATCAGCCATGCCACTACCCTGTTGTACGATTGCAGGCCCTGTGGCTGATTGTTGCTCCACAAGTATCGTTCGTATATCCAATTAAGCCACTGCTGTGCAGGATGCTTGTGTTCCATCACCCATTGCCGCATTTCTTTGCGATGCAACTGCAGCATGTAAGGCACTTCTTTGTATCGCTGCTTCGCCAAAACACTATCCCGCACCCACATGTCGCTGACGGCATAGTCATGCATTTCGGCATAAGTGCTGTATTGCAGCAATGCAGAAGTGGATTGTTTGCCAACTAAATATCCGATGAGATTGGCTTCGCTTTCGCTGCCAAAACCCAGCTGATGCGCCACTTCATGACTCACTGTAAACGGCAGCGTAAATGCAGGGGCGTGAAAGTTTACCTGCGCTTCGCCAGTGAATGGAAACAAATAACCACCGTAGCCGGTGTATGATTGTAAAGGCCCGAGCAGATTGGGTTTCAAACTGCTGTGCTCCAACGCAAGCCAGCTATATTGCTGTGAAGCATTTACATACGCAACAGTCACCATTTCATTGA
The Phnomibacter ginsenosidimutans genome window above contains:
- a CDS encoding M1 family metallopeptidase, yielding MRISVVTSLLAIVLPAFVQAQLGRTPQKFTLDDSLRGTLNANRSWWDVQRYDITVTPDYTSETIVGQTSIRFSSSKPGKLMQIDLQQPLLIDSIVLNQLQRISFTRKNNTALLQMPAQMQAGEHNLLIYYHGQPRKAIRAPWDGGWVWTKDNKGRPWMTVACQGLGASVWYPCKDHQSDEPDLGSSLTMIVPDTLTAVGNGRLTNKMPMGDKTAWRWEVKNPINNYNIIPYIGKYVSFEEQYNGEDGVLDCSYWVLDYELEKAKEQFKQVKPMLQCFEHWFGPYPFYADGYKLVQSSHLGMEHQSAVAYGNNFMNGYRGRDLSGTGWGSKWDFIIIHESGHEWFGNNITSKDIADMWIHEGFTNYSETIYTQCLFGKAACEAYVQGIRKNIMNDRPIIGEYGVNHEGSGDMYYKAANMIHTIRTAMQNDSSFRQLLRGMYKTYFHGTTSTVELQAYIQQFVSFDVKAVFDQYLRTTQIPLLQWSINSGQLKVKFTDCNAAFRLPVYLPTGIGQGVWKTIQANEWTTIATSLNDENISSEWNKNLYIRYQD
- a CDS encoding C40 family peptidase, giving the protein MELMIKRLCTICVMAMLLLCSSYAEAQRKSSAKKPAPKKTTTQKKTVSKKKPASTAKAKPKATPRVNLAQAIPQVKDSLLERDIPLRNFDSILMAARRQETSLKSPDFNLGKTLGSALENFIPVQFKYAILLNESVEKLSNLVLYKNIDDWYGTRYRYGGKTTKGIDCSAFMQVISEYTFGWVLPRTAREQYVAMQGIKRDELREGDFVFFNTTGGISHVGMYLQNNKFIHASSSEGVSIGDLQSKYWSRRFIGARRMPEVTPATAAPTQLD
- the dnaE gene encoding DNA polymerase III subunit alpha yields the protein MPCFSHLHCHTQYSLLDGAASIDSLYKKAAAHNMPGLAITDHGNMFGAFEFVSQAWKNTRVVGKNEDGSDKIEPVVKPIVGCEFYVVENMHRKTFSKEQKDERYHQVLLAKNKQGYQNLIKLTSLGFIEGMYSKYPRIEKSLIEKYHEGLIATTCCIGAYVPQTILHDGEEAAEKEFQWWHNLFGDDYFIELQRHNMPEQDQINEVLMRFAKKYNVPVIATNDSHYTDQDDYNAHDILLCINTGEKQSTPGFDDMTNDEVHMKNRRFKFPNDQFYFKTPDEMSKLFSDIPQAIDNTNMIVDRVEVLNLKKDILLPNFPIPPSFKIHESDVLNQWEYLKHLTYEGAMKRYGEISESTRERLDFELNTIKIMGFAGYFLIVSDFIKAGRDLGVFVGPGRGSAAGSAVAYCIGITNIDPIKYNLLFERFLNPDRKSMPDIDTDFDDEGRQRVIDYVVDKYGKAQVAQIITYGTMAAKMSIKDVARVLDLPLADSNALAKLVPDKPGTNLGRVLKAPLTKKEGEKSLEEKEQLAPEDIENVKQLREIYKGNDIRAQVLKEAERLEGSVRNTGIHAAGIIIAPKDLTELIPVATAKDSDLWVTQIEGSVIEDAGVIKMDFLGLKTLSILKTALELIKENHGVVIEPDDLPLDDAKTYQLYQRGETNGTFQFESTGMQKYLRDLKPDQFADLIAMNALYRPGPLAYIPKFIARKHGLEPIEYDLPEMEEYLAETYGITVYQEQVMLLSQKLAGFSKGDADVLRKAMGKKDRKTLDKMKGKFVDGAIAKGMAADKLEKIWTDWEAFAQYAFNKSHSTCYAFVAYQTAYLKAHYPSEYMAAVLNHAGALEKITFFMEECKRMGIKVLGPDINESKQGFAVNKKGEIRFGLGGLKGVGEAAIQSIIEEREQNGRYQNVFDFIKRINQRTVNKKSLESLIYSGAFDCFEDLHRAQYFFVPKGESMNGLERIIRYGNQLQQQSASTANTLFGNLADSLDVQLPKLPPCDPWTLTDKLGHEKDVTGMFMSGHPLDHFRFELKHYGVTPLGEFNEFTDSINEQSSPTRPFRLAGLVVGAQHRTTRTGRNFAILAIEDYTGKAEFALWSQDYTKYAQFLNIGLNLYVVGQHKPRMKYGPDQQLEQQGWEFKISGIYLLETLRTSATKQVDILIEPSNITTQMIGFMEQQLKKNVGGTKLKFLVRDSIRNFDIEMMSSKSYSLNEEMADYLLNTTELDVKVTMTDLG